Proteins co-encoded in one Corylus avellana chromosome ca9, CavTom2PMs-1.0 genomic window:
- the LOC132191311 gene encoding UDP-glucuronic acid decarboxylase 1 has protein sequence MKQLHKQSAVNHRRDEEIPLGLGPASPYSPKTFKHPRSLPRSLNYLLKEQRLLFILVGILIGSTFFILQPTLSRLGPSEPNSSSSSASIIPRSLSTSHNGQASAHYPRTLSKVGRVPAGIGRRRSRIVVTGGAGFVGSHLVDKLLDRGDDVIVIDNFFTGRKENLVHRFGDPRFELIRHDVVEPILLEVDQIYHLACPASPVHYKYNPVKTIISFSNFFTTNVMGTLNMLGLAKRIGARFLLTSTSEVYGDPLEHPQKETYWGNVNPIGERSCYDEGKRTAETLTMDYHRGAGVEVRIARIFNTYGPRMCLDDGRVVSNFVAQAIRKEPLTVYGDGKQTRSFQYVSDLVDGLVALMESEHVGPFNMGNPGEFTMLELAEVVKETIDSSATIEFRPNTADDPHMRKPDISKAKELLNWEPKISLREGLPRMVGDFRNRILNEDEGKGL, from the exons ATGAAACAGTTGCACAagcaatcggctgtgaaccaccgGCGAGACGAAGAGATCCCCTTAGGGTTGGGGCCAGCCTCCCCGTACTCGCCCAAAACCTTCAAGCACCCGAGATCGCTCCCTAGATCCCTCAACTACCTTTTGAAAGAGCAGAGGCTCCTCTTCATCCTTGTCGGCATTCTCATCGGCTCCACATTCTTCATCCTCCAGCCGACCCTCTCCCGCCTCGGCCCATCCGAGCCCAACTCCTCGTCCTCCTCTGCCTCCATCATCCCACGCTCCTTGTCCACCTCCCATAACGGCCAGGCCTCGGCCCATTACCCAAGGACTCTCAGCAAGGTCGGGAGGGTTCCAGCTGGGATTGGACGGCGGAGATCGAGGATCGTGGTCACCGGTGGGGCGGGATTCGTCGGCAGCCACCTCGTCGACAAGCTTCTCGATAGAGGGGACGATGTGATCGTCATTGACAATTTCTTCACCGGCAGGAAGGAGAATTTGGTACACCGCTTTGGGGACCCCAGGTTCGAGCTCATCCGACACGACGTCGTCGAGCCGATTCTTCTGGAGGTGGATCAGATCTACCACTTGGCTTGCCCTGCCTCCCCGGTTCATTACAAGTATAATCCTGTCAAGACCATCATATCCTTCTCAAATTTCTTCACA ACTAATGTGATGGGTACCCTGAATATGTTGGGTCTAGCAAAGAGAATTGGAGCGAGGTTTTTGCTCACGAGTACGAGTGAGGTTTACGGAGACCCACTTGAGCATCCCCAGAAAGAGACTTATTGGGGAAACGTGAATCCAATAG GTGAGAGGAGCTGCTACGATGAAGGAAAGCGGACGGCTGAAACTCTGACAATGGATTATCATCGAGGTGCAGGTGTTGAG GTTCGTATTGCTCGCATTTTTAACACATATGGACCTCGTATGTGTTTAGATGATGGACGTGTTGTTAGCAATTTTGTTGCTCAG GCTATCCGCAAAGAGCCTTTGACAGTATATGGTGATGGGAAACAGACACGAAGCTTCCAATATGTCTCTGACTTG GTTGATGGACTGGTAGCATTAATGGAAAGCGAGCATGTGGGGCCGTTCAATATGGGTAACCCAGGGGAGTTCACTATGCTAGAGCTTGCAGAG GTTGTCAAAGAAACAATTGATTCAAGTGCCACAATAGAATTCAGACCAAATACTGCTGATGATCCACATATGAGGAAACCCGATATTAGCAAAGCAAAGGAACTGCTGAACTGGGAGCCAAAGATATCGCTTAGAGAGGGACTGCCTCGTATGGTGGGTGATTTCCGTAACCGCATTTTGAATGAAGACGAAGGAAAAGGTCTTTAA
- the LOC132191856 gene encoding protein SODIUM POTASSIUM ROOT DEFECTIVE 1-like, whose amino-acid sequence MKGIDIFCASQAATAICLSMEQASCSSSSTIQLGGRAIDRHNPIIKDGRRSTRSALSAPCSSHPPINPKPYHQHQKTKKSSSSKQTDQSSRKSSSKPSDQKKKSVARPTDYIINKISSSQPTDVIRKSEAKLSDLITPPGSSRYLLSDTTYLDGLSDYNPVLSLVPVEEKTTQAVNQDESTASKSSSLSHSKPSPPDQKPSQCDQAVVLRVSLHCKGCEGKLRKHLSRMEGVTSFNIDFAAKKVTIIGDVTPMGVLASVSKVKNAQFWPSAISSTPAPSVGSGNV is encoded by the exons ATGAAAGGCATAGATATCTTCTGCGCATCCCAAGCAGCAACAGCCATATGTCTAAGCATGGAACAAGCATCCTGCTCCTCTTCATCCACCATTCAACTCGGCGGCCGAGCCATCGACCGCCACAACCCCATCATCAAAGATGGAAGAAGGAGCACTAGATCAGCTCTCTCCGCCCCTTGCTCTTCTCACCCGCCCATCAATCCCAAGCCTTACCATCAACACCAAAAGACCAAGAAAAGCTCTTCCTCAAAGCAAACAGACCAAAGCAGCAGGAAAAGTTCTTCCAAGCCAAGCgatcaaaagaagaagagtgtggCTAGGCCTACTGATTATATCATTAACAAGATCAGCTCTTCTCAACCAACTGATGTTATAAGGAAAAGTGAGGCTAAACTGAGTGATTTAATCACTCCTCCTGGCTCTTCTAGATATTTGTTAAGCGACACCACCTACCTTGACGGTTTATCGGATTACAACCCTGTTTTGTCATTGGTTCCCGTCGAAGAAAAGACAACTCAAGCTGTAAATCAAGATGAATCAACTGCATCGAAATCATCTTCGTTGTCTCACTCAAAACCCTCTCCGCCCGACCAGAAACCCTCTCAATGTGATCAG GCTGTGGTTTTGAGGGTGTCACTGCACTGCAAAGGATGTGAAGGAAAGCTGAGGAAGCATCTATCTAGAATGGAAG GAGTCACATCCTTTAACATAGACTTTGCAGCGAAAAAGGTGACAATTATTGGAGATGTGACCCCGATGGGTGTGCTGGCAAGTGTGTCAAAGGTGAAGAATGCACAATTTTGGCCATCTGCAATTTCATCAACTCCTGCCCCATCTGTTGGGTCTGGTAATGTTTGA